The following coding sequences are from one Macaca nemestrina isolate mMacNem1 chromosome 1, mMacNem.hap1, whole genome shotgun sequence window:
- the LOC105494695 gene encoding splicing factor, proline- and glutamine-rich isoform X2, which yields MSRDRFRSRGGGGGGFHRRGGGGGRGGLHDFRSPPPGMGLNQNRGPMGPGPGQSGPKPPIPPPPPHQQQQQPPPQQPPPQQPPPHQPPPHPQPHQQQQPPPPPQDSSKPVVAQGPGPAPGVGSAPPASSSAPPATPPTSGAPPGSGPGPTPTPPPAVTSAPPGAPPPTPPSSGVPTTPPQAGGPPPPPAAGPGPGPGPKQGPGPGGPKGGKMPGGPKPGGGPGLSTPGGHPKPPHRGGGEPRGGRQHHPPYHQQHHQGPPPGGPGGRSEEKISDSEGFKANLSLLRRPGEKTYTQRCRLFVGNLPADITEDEFKRLFAKYGEPGEVFINKGKGFGFIKLESRALAEIAKAELDDTPMRGRQLRVRFATHAAALSVRNLSPYVSNELLEEAFSQFGPIERAVVIVDDRGRSTGKGIVEFASKPAARKAFERCSEGVFLLTTTPRPVIVEPLEQLDDEDGLPEKLAQKNPMYQKERETPPRFAQHGTFEYEYSQRWKSLDEMEKQQREQVEKNMKDAKDKLESEMEDAYHEHQANLLRQDLMRRQEELRRMEELHNQEMQKRKEMQLRQEEERRRREEEMMIRQREMEEQMRRQREESYSRMGYMDPRERDMRMGGGGAMNMGDPYGSGGQKFPPLGGGGGIGYEANPGVPPATMSGSMMGSDMVRMIDVG from the exons ATGTCTCGGGATCGGTTCCGGAGTcgtggcggtggcggtggcggcTTCCACAGGCGCGGAGGaggcggcggccgcggcggccTCCACGACTTCCGTTCTCCGCCGCCCGGCATGGGCCTCAATCAGAATCGCGGCCCCATGGGTCCTGGCCCGGGCCAGAGCGGCCCTAAGCCTCCGATCCCGCCACCGCCTCCACACCAACAGCAGCAACAGCCACCACCGCAGCAGCCACCGCCACAGCAGCCGCCACCGCATCAGCCGCCGCCGCATCCACAGCCgcatcagcagcagcagccgccgccaccgccgcagGACTCTTCCAAGCCCGTCGTTGCTCAGGGACCCGGCCCCGCTCCCGGAGTAGGCAGCGCGCCGCCAGCCTCCAGCTCGGCTCCGCCCGCCACTCCGCCGACATCGGGGGCGCCGCCAGGGTCCGGGCCAGGCCCGACGCCGACCCCGCCGCCAGCAGTCACCTCGGCCCCTCCCGGGGCGCCGCCACCCACCCCGCCAAGCAGCGGGGTCCCTACCACACCTCCTCAGGCCGGaggcccgccgccgccgcctgcgGCAGGCCCGGGCCCGGGTCCAGGGCCTAAGCAGGGCCCAGGTCCGGGCGGTCCCAAAGGCGGCAAAATGCCTGGCGGGCCGAAGCCAGGTGGCGGCCCAGGCCTAAGCACCCCTGGCGGCCACCCCAAGCCGCCGCATCGAGGCGGCGGGGAGCCCCGCGGGGGCCGCCAGCACCACCCGCCCTACCACCAGCAGCACCACCAGGGGCCCCCGCCCGGGGGGCCCGGCGGCCGCAGCGAGGAGAAAATCTCGGACTCGGAG gGGTTTAAAGCCAACTTGTCTCTCTTGAGGAGGCCTGGAGAGAAAACTTACACACAGCGATGTCGGTTGTTTGTTGGGAATCTACCTGCTGATATCACGGAGGATGAATTCAAAAGACTATTTGCTAAATATGGAGAACCAGGAGAAGTATTTATCAACAAAGGCAAAGGATTCGGATTTATTAAGCTT GAATCTAGAGCTTTGGCTGAAATAGCCAAAGCGGAACTTGATGATACACCCATGAGAGGTAGACAGCTTCGAGTTCGCTTTGCCACACATGCTGCTGCCCTTTCTGTTCGTAATCTTTCACCTTATGTTTCCAATGAACTGTTGGAAGAAGCCTTTAGCCAGTTTGGTCCTATTGAAAGGGCTGTTGTAATAGTGGATGATCGTGGAAGATCTACAGGGAAAGGCATTGTTGAATTTGCTTCTAAGCCAGCAGCAAGAAAGGCATTTGAACGATGCAGTGAAGGTGTTTTCTTACTGACAAC AACTCCTCGTCCAGTCATCGTGGAACCACTTGAACAACTAGACGATGAAGATGGTCTTCCTGAAAAACTTGCCCAGAAGAATCCAATGTATCAAAA GGAGAGAGAAACCCCTCCTCGTTTTGCCCAGCATGGTACGTTTGAGTACGAATATTCTCAGCGATGGAAGTCTTTGGATGAAATGGAAAAACAGCAAAGGGAACAAGTTGAAAAAAACATGAAGGATGCAAAAGACAAATTGGAAAGTGAAATGGAAGATGCCTATCATGAACATCAGGCAAATCTTTTGCGCCAAG ATCTGATGAGACGACAGGAAGAATTAAGACGCATGGAAGAACTTCACAATCAAGAAATGCAGAAACGTAAAGAAATGCAGTTGAG GCAAGAGGAGGAACGACgtagaagagaggaagagatgatgatTCGTCAACGTGAGATGGAAGAACAAATGAGGCGCCAAAGAGAGGAAAGTTACAGCCGAATGGGCTACATGGATCCA aggGAAAGAGACATGAGAATGGGTGGCGGAGGAGCAATGAACATGGGAG atcCCTATGGTTCAGGAGGCCAGAAATTTCCACCtctaggtggtggtggtggcataGGTTATGAAGCTAATCCTGGCGTTCCACCAGCAACCATGAGTGGTTCCATGATGGGAAGTGACATG
- the LOC105494695 gene encoding splicing factor, proline- and glutamine-rich isoform X1: MSRDRFRSRGGGGGGFHRRGGGGGRGGLHDFRSPPPGMGLNQNRGPMGPGPGQSGPKPPIPPPPPHQQQQQPPPQQPPPQQPPPHQPPPHPQPHQQQQPPPPPQDSSKPVVAQGPGPAPGVGSAPPASSSAPPATPPTSGAPPGSGPGPTPTPPPAVTSAPPGAPPPTPPSSGVPTTPPQAGGPPPPPAAGPGPGPGPKQGPGPGGPKGGKMPGGPKPGGGPGLSTPGGHPKPPHRGGGEPRGGRQHHPPYHQQHHQGPPPGGPGGRSEEKISDSEGFKANLSLLRRPGEKTYTQRCRLFVGNLPADITEDEFKRLFAKYGEPGEVFINKGKGFGFIKLESRALAEIAKAELDDTPMRGRQLRVRFATHAAALSVRNLSPYVSNELLEEAFSQFGPIERAVVIVDDRGRSTGKGIVEFASKPAARKAFERCSEGVFLLTTTPRPVIVEPLEQLDDEDGLPEKLAQKNPMYQKERETPPRFAQHGTFEYEYSQRWKSLDEMEKQQREQVEKNMKDAKDKLESEMEDAYHEHQANLLRQDLMRRQEELRRMEELHNQEMQKRKEMQLRQEEERRRREEEMMIRQREMEEQMRRQREESYSRMGYMDPRERDMRMGGGGAMNMGDPYGSGGQKFPPLGGGGGIGYEANPGVPPATMSGSMMGSDMRTERFGQGGAGPVGGQGPRGMGPGTPAGYGRGREEYEGPNKKPRF, from the exons ATGTCTCGGGATCGGTTCCGGAGTcgtggcggtggcggtggcggcTTCCACAGGCGCGGAGGaggcggcggccgcggcggccTCCACGACTTCCGTTCTCCGCCGCCCGGCATGGGCCTCAATCAGAATCGCGGCCCCATGGGTCCTGGCCCGGGCCAGAGCGGCCCTAAGCCTCCGATCCCGCCACCGCCTCCACACCAACAGCAGCAACAGCCACCACCGCAGCAGCCACCGCCACAGCAGCCGCCACCGCATCAGCCGCCGCCGCATCCACAGCCgcatcagcagcagcagccgccgccaccgccgcagGACTCTTCCAAGCCCGTCGTTGCTCAGGGACCCGGCCCCGCTCCCGGAGTAGGCAGCGCGCCGCCAGCCTCCAGCTCGGCTCCGCCCGCCACTCCGCCGACATCGGGGGCGCCGCCAGGGTCCGGGCCAGGCCCGACGCCGACCCCGCCGCCAGCAGTCACCTCGGCCCCTCCCGGGGCGCCGCCACCCACCCCGCCAAGCAGCGGGGTCCCTACCACACCTCCTCAGGCCGGaggcccgccgccgccgcctgcgGCAGGCCCGGGCCCGGGTCCAGGGCCTAAGCAGGGCCCAGGTCCGGGCGGTCCCAAAGGCGGCAAAATGCCTGGCGGGCCGAAGCCAGGTGGCGGCCCAGGCCTAAGCACCCCTGGCGGCCACCCCAAGCCGCCGCATCGAGGCGGCGGGGAGCCCCGCGGGGGCCGCCAGCACCACCCGCCCTACCACCAGCAGCACCACCAGGGGCCCCCGCCCGGGGGGCCCGGCGGCCGCAGCGAGGAGAAAATCTCGGACTCGGAG gGGTTTAAAGCCAACTTGTCTCTCTTGAGGAGGCCTGGAGAGAAAACTTACACACAGCGATGTCGGTTGTTTGTTGGGAATCTACCTGCTGATATCACGGAGGATGAATTCAAAAGACTATTTGCTAAATATGGAGAACCAGGAGAAGTATTTATCAACAAAGGCAAAGGATTCGGATTTATTAAGCTT GAATCTAGAGCTTTGGCTGAAATAGCCAAAGCGGAACTTGATGATACACCCATGAGAGGTAGACAGCTTCGAGTTCGCTTTGCCACACATGCTGCTGCCCTTTCTGTTCGTAATCTTTCACCTTATGTTTCCAATGAACTGTTGGAAGAAGCCTTTAGCCAGTTTGGTCCTATTGAAAGGGCTGTTGTAATAGTGGATGATCGTGGAAGATCTACAGGGAAAGGCATTGTTGAATTTGCTTCTAAGCCAGCAGCAAGAAAGGCATTTGAACGATGCAGTGAAGGTGTTTTCTTACTGACAAC AACTCCTCGTCCAGTCATCGTGGAACCACTTGAACAACTAGACGATGAAGATGGTCTTCCTGAAAAACTTGCCCAGAAGAATCCAATGTATCAAAA GGAGAGAGAAACCCCTCCTCGTTTTGCCCAGCATGGTACGTTTGAGTACGAATATTCTCAGCGATGGAAGTCTTTGGATGAAATGGAAAAACAGCAAAGGGAACAAGTTGAAAAAAACATGAAGGATGCAAAAGACAAATTGGAAAGTGAAATGGAAGATGCCTATCATGAACATCAGGCAAATCTTTTGCGCCAAG ATCTGATGAGACGACAGGAAGAATTAAGACGCATGGAAGAACTTCACAATCAAGAAATGCAGAAACGTAAAGAAATGCAGTTGAG GCAAGAGGAGGAACGACgtagaagagaggaagagatgatgatTCGTCAACGTGAGATGGAAGAACAAATGAGGCGCCAAAGAGAGGAAAGTTACAGCCGAATGGGCTACATGGATCCA aggGAAAGAGACATGAGAATGGGTGGCGGAGGAGCAATGAACATGGGAG atcCCTATGGTTCAGGAGGCCAGAAATTTCCACCtctaggtggtggtggtggcataGGTTATGAAGCTAATCCTGGCGTTCCACCAGCAACCATGAGTGGTTCCATGATGGGAAGTGACATG